Sequence from the uncultured Flavobacterium sp. genome:
TGTAGTGAGAGCGCCACAAAGTTTCTCACTTACAGATGGTGCAGTTTATCCTGCAGTTTTTACAGGTATTCCAAATAACGGAGATTATTCAGTTCCGCTTTATGCTGCAAAATATAGTTTAATAGGAAACCCTTATCCATCAGCAATAGATGCACAGAAATTTATATCTATAAATCACAATGCTACACCATCTGTAGATGTTGGAGCACTATACTTCTGGACACACAATACTCCACCAAGTAACACACCTTCAGCAGGTGGTACTTATGATTATACTAGTAATGATTATGCGGTCTTTACTTTATCAGGTTCAACTTCTACAGGTGCAAAAAGACCTGACGGAACTTACGAACCTGCACCATCAGGAAAAATAGCTTCTTGCCAGTCTTTCTTTATGAAGGCTTCAGCACCAGGTGTTGTTAAGTTTACAAATGATATGCGAATAAAAGGAGGTAATACTGAATTCTTCAAAACAACAAAAACAGAGGAGCTTGAAAAAAATCGTATTTGGTTAAATCTTACCAATACTAAAGGCGCTTTCAAACAAGTTTTAGTTGGCTACATCGAAGGAGCAACAAACGAATGGGATGTTAATTATGATGCAGTCGCATTTAACGGGAATACTTTTGTAGATTTCTATAGTATTAATGATGCAACAAAATTGAGTATTCAGGGTCGTGCTTTACCATTTGAAGATACTGATAGAATTCCATTAGGATATAAAACTACAGTTGCAGGCGATTTTACTATTTCGATCGATCATCTTGACGGATTTTTCAATAGTCAGGGCGTATATCTTGAAGACAGAACAACAGGAAAAATTACAGACTTAAAAGCAGGTGATTATACATTTACAACTGCGATAGGAACTTTTGCGGATCGTTTTACAATTTCTTATATCAAGAAAACTCTTGGAACAGGAGATTTTGAAAGCACCGAAAATGATCTTTTAGTTTCTGTAAAAGACAAAACGATCAAAGTAACTTCTACTAAAGAAAACATCAAAGAAGTTGCTATTTATGATATCTCCGGAAAACTTCTTTATAATAAAAAGAAAGTTGATACGGCTGAACTACAAATAGAAAACCTACAATCAAGCACTCAGGTTTTATTGGTAAAAGTTACTTTAGACAACGACTATGTTATAACAAAAAAAATCATATTTAATTAAACCTACGATTATATATGTAAAATCCGACAGTGAAAGCTGCCGGATTTTTGTATGTAATATAAACCCTAAAACTGAATTATAACTATTAAAAAACATCAAATCATTTAAAGACTTACTCAAACAATGGCTTTAAATCTATAACCAACTCTAAAAAAACCAACCCTCCCATGTCCCATAAATCACTATTGCCTAATCATACCTTTTTTATATCAAAAATCGTATTGTTTTTTCTATTGATTTCTTTTAAGATGTCGAGTCAAACCAAAATAACAACAATATACACAGACTGGAACGGCTATTGGAAATCAAATGGCGTAACTGCTGCAGGAAACAGACCTGACACTGAAAACAATTTACTGGCTTTTGAATGGAATAATAAAATATACTCTACCGGAGTAAATGACAATATTCTAAATGGAAAACCTATTACTTATATCCCTCAAAAATTTAGAGCACTAAAAATTCAAACGTTAGGTTTGGATGCAACGTCTATGTACTTTTTACAAGGCTCAAAAATAGACGGAGACGATGCAATCACAAAATTAATTCCCCCACTTGCAGGAGCAACTTCAACAGGTGCCGAACTTGCTTCCCGACTTACAGATGGAATTAACGGTTTAACTCTTGGAACAGGTATTGCAAATATAAAAGCAGGTTCTACCGAATTTAAAATAGGAACAAACAACCTGAACCTCAATGGTCTTGGTGACAACATTCCTGATTTAATTGTGACTCAGGTTGCAGATCCGGGAGGTACTGAAGATGTTTTCAAATTTGTAGACAAAGACAATAATATTGTGGGTCATGCCTTATCTACAAATTTTGGTTCAATGTCAGCTATAGGCACTTATAGCTTGGATTTATTCCGAGCTGATAATGCTGCCAGAGCATATACACCTGCTGCAACCAGAAACATTCGAATGTTGGCAATTGAAACCAGCGATTTTGGTATTACAGCAGCAAATGCGGCAAGTGTGGATCGTTTTATAGTGACTTTTTCCGGAAATTCAGATTGTGCTTTTATAGCTTTTAATACTAATTCACTAAAAATCGCGGAGTTAACTTTGGTTACAAAAGGTACATTAACATCTTGCGGAAAAGTTGGAGACAAAATAAACTACACCTTTGAGGTAACCAATACTGGAGAAGTTCCTATCACTGACATTAAAGTTACCGATGCCTTAACAGGAATAGCAATATCCGGAAATCCAATTGCATCACTGGCCGTTGGTGCAAAAACAACTCTAACAGGAGTTTATACCATTACAGCAGCAGATGTTACTGCAGGTAAAATTATAAATACCGGAAAAGTTACCGGAGTCGATCCTTCCTTAAACACAGTTGAATTTAATAATACACCCGCAACGACATTTTTGTTAACACCTCCAACAATCAGTAGTTTCACAAATACCACGTGTACGATTTTAGGAACAATTACATTAAGCGACCTGCCAGCTAGCGGATCATGGACTGTTGAAAGAACTCCGGGAGCAGTTAAAACTGTGGGCTCAGGAACATCAATTACACTTACAGGAATTCCGGTTGGAAAATACACTTATAAAGTTTACAACTCTTGCTTTATGTCGCCTTCAAGCGCTGAAGTTACAATTACAAATCAATCGTCTACAACCTGGGACGGAACAACATGGTCTACCGGTGATCCAAATGCAACCAAAAGCGCCATATTTGCTGGACCATTTACAATAACAGCAGATATAGAAGCTTGTTCCTGCACCATTAATTCGGGAGTTAATATTATTGTACCCGCAGGACGTACTTTAAACATTAAAAATGCGCTAAATGTTGTGTCTGGAGGATCTCTAACATTTCAGAACAATTCAAGTTTATTACAAACTAACGGAACTACTAATACAAACACCGGTAATATTATCTATCAACGTAATACAGATCTTGTTCGTCGCTATGATTTCACTTATTGGTCAACACCAATAACCAGAGTACCAATTTATACAATGCACGACTTATCTCCAAATACGTTATTAGACAAATATCAAAGTTATAATTCTTCAGCAGGGGCATGGGACATAGATTTAAATGGAACAAAAGAAATGAAACCTGCTATAGGATATACCGTCAGAGCACCACAAAGTTTCTCACTTACTGTTCCTGCAGTTTATCCTGCGGTTTTTACAGGTGTTCCAAATAATGGAGATTATTCTGTCACACTTTATGCTACAAAATGGAGTTTAATTGGAAATCCTTATCCATCGGCAATAGATGCAGAAAAATTTATTAAAATTAACCATGATGCTTCTCCATCTGTAGATGTTGGAGCACTATACTTTTGGACACACAATTCTCCGCCAAGCAGTACGCCTTCTCCTGGCGGTTCTTATGATTATACCAGTAATGATTATGCAGTTTTTACGTTATCAGGATCGACTTCTACAGGAGCAAAATTGCCAAACGGAACTTACGAAGCTGCACCGTCAGGTAAAATAGCTGCCTGTCAATCTTTCTTTATGAAAGCTTCAGGACCTGGAGTTGTTAAGTTTACAAATGATATGAGAATAGGCGGAAGCAACGATCAATTTTACAAAACAACAAAAACAAGTGCTATAGAGAAAAATCGTATATGGTTAAATCTTACCAGTAATCAAGGAGCTTTCAAACAAATTTTGGTTGGTTATATCGAAGGTGCAACAAATGAATGGGATGTTAATTATGATGCTACTACAAACAACGGTAATACTTTTGTAGATTTCTACAGTATTAATGACGCAACAAAATTGAGTATTCAGGGTCGTGCTTTACCATTCACAGATGCTGACAGAGTCCCTTTAGGGTACAAAAGTACAGTTGCGGGTGATTTTACAATTGCGATCGATCATCTTGACGGATTTTTCAATAATCAGGAAGTATATCTTGAAGACAGAACAACTGGAAAAATTACAGATTTAAAAGCTGGCAATTATACATTTACAACTGCGATAGGTACTTTTTCGGATCGTTTTACAATTTCTTATATCAAGAAAACTCTTGGAACAGGAGATTTTGAAAATACTGAAGATGATCTTTTAGTTTCTGTAAAAGAGAAAACAATAAAAGTAACTTCTACTAAAGAAAACATCAAAGAAGTGGCTATTTATGACATTACAGGAAAACTTCTTTATAATAAAAAGAAAGTTAACACCGCTGAATTACAAATACAAAACCTACAATCAAGTACTCAGGTTTTATTGGTAAAAGTTACTTTAGAAAACGACTTTATAGCAACCAAAAAAATCATATTTCAATAGTTTCTTAACAATATAGCGTTAAGCATCTTCACAAAATAAAAAATCCATTCTGCGCAAAAACAGAATGGATTTTTTTATTCACCTTAATTATATTATAATGTATCTCTTAAAGTATAGATTATCGTTTTTCGATTAAGATACTAACTGCATTTCCTCCAAAACCAACAGCATTTATTAGTACTTTCTTAATTGATTTTTCAGATTGATTTTGTTTTTCTCCAAATGGAACTTCAATAAAAGTGTCATTTTGCATCATTAAAAGAGCAAGTTCTAAACTCAATATTCCCGAAGCCCCAAAAGTGTGACCAATTTTCCATTTATTAGTAGTCAATAAAGGCAATTGAGATCCAAAGACTTTTTCGATAGCGCGCAATTCAGTTAAATCACCTTTTATTGTTCCCGGAGCATGCATTACAATCACATCAATATCTTCTAAATTCTCATCTTTCAAAGCCATTTTCATCGATTTCTGAAAACAATCCGCTTCAGCAGAAATTGAAATATTATGCTCCAAAATCTCTGTTGCATATCCAACTCCGGTTACATAAGCGATTGCATTTTCTTTTTCGCCAGCCTCCAAACAACAAACTGCAGCACCTTCGCCCAGAATCATCGTGTTTTGAGTTTTCTCAAAATCAAAAGCCAGATTTGGCCACTCTTCTTCTGTTTGATTAATACGCGAATATATTTTTAAAGCACGCATTTGTGCAATTGTAAAATCCGTTAAAGGAGCTTCACTTCCACCAACCAAAAACTTATCGGCCATTCCGGATTTCAACCAAGCAAATCCATTTAATAAAGCATGAAGTGCGGTTGAACAAGTAATAGAATGAGAAATTTCAGGGCCAACACTTTGTAAATCGTGTGCAATCCAAGACGAAATATTCCCTAACGTTGTTGTAGGCGATGCCAAAGTCTGTGCTTTTCCGGTATCGATATATTCTTTATAATGTTTCTCGAATAAATCTGTAGCACCTCGCGAAGAACCGATGTTGATTCCAAAAACA
This genomic interval carries:
- a CDS encoding T9SS sorting signal type C domain-containing protein; translation: MSSQTKITTIYTDWNGYWKSNGVTAAGNRPDTENNLLAFEWNNKIYSTGVNDNILNGKPITYIPQKFRALKIQTLGLDATSMYFLQGSKIDGDDAITKLIPPLAGATSTGAELASRLTDGINGLTLGTGIANIKAGSTEFKIGTNNLNLNGLGDNIPDLIVTQVADPGGTEDVFKFVDKDNNIVGHALSTNFGSMSAIGTYSLDLFRADNAARAYTPAATRNIRMLAIETSDFGITAANAASVDRFIVTFSGNSDCAFIAFNTNSLKIAELTLVTKGTLTSCGKVGDKINYTFEVTNTGEVPITDIKVTDALTGIAISGNPIASLAVGAKTTLTGVYTITAADVTAGKIINTGKVTGVDPSLNTVEFNNTPATTFLLTPPTISSFTNTTCTILGTITLSDLPASGSWTVERTPGAVKTVGSGTSITLTGIPVGKYTYKVYNSCFMSPSSAEVTITNQSSTTWDGTTWSTGDPNATKSAIFAGPFTITADIEACSCTINSGVNIIVPAGRTLNIKNALNVVSGGSLTFQNNSSLLQTNGTTNTNTGNIIYQRNTDLVRRYDFTYWSTPITRVPIYTMHDLSPNTLLDKYQSYNSSAGAWDIDLNGTKEMKPAIGYTVRAPQSFSLTVPAVYPAVFTGVPNNGDYSVTLYATKWSLIGNPYPSAIDAEKFIKINHDASPSVDVGALYFWTHNSPPSSTPSPGGSYDYTSNDYAVFTLSGSTSTGAKLPNGTYEAAPSGKIAACQSFFMKASGPGVVKFTNDMRIGGSNDQFYKTTKTSAIEKNRIWLNLTSNQGAFKQILVGYIEGATNEWDVNYDATTNNGNTFVDFYSINDATKLSIQGRALPFTDADRVPLGYKSTVAGDFTIAIDHLDGFFNNQEVYLEDRTTGKITDLKAGNYTFTTAIGTFSDRFTISYIKKTLGTGDFENTEDDLLVSVKEKTIKVTSTKENIKEVAIYDITGKLLYNKKKVNTAELQIQNLQSSTQVLLVKVTLENDFIATKKIIFQ
- a CDS encoding beta-ketoacyl synthase N-terminal-like domain-containing protein — encoded protein: MNTQKISITAFSSISPLGNNAEEVWGKYLDNKHCFSKQFLDQQDTSVAALDAESKQIVAEIRESDPKYKFLDDSVLFALAASRKAVEQAGWKSNDVFGINIGSSRGATDLFEKHYKEYIDTGKAQTLASPTTTLGNISSWIAHDLQSVGPEISHSITCSTALHALLNGFAWLKSGMADKFLVGGSEAPLTDFTIAQMRALKIYSRINQTEEEWPNLAFDFEKTQNTMILGEGAAVCCLEAGEKENAIAYVTGVGYATEILEHNISISAEADCFQKSMKMALKDENLEDIDVIVMHAPGTIKGDLTELRAIEKVFGSQLPLLTTNKWKIGHTFGASGILSLELALLMMQNDTFIEVPFGEKQNQSEKSIKKVLINAVGFGGNAVSILIEKR